The Jaculus jaculus isolate mJacJac1 chromosome 1, mJacJac1.mat.Y.cur, whole genome shotgun sequence nucleotide sequence ccatctccctggaggaggttctctggctagcagtgagagcaacaTTCACACTTAATCTTCTACTTTCTCtgaaatgtttcctgggccctggcagatgtgatagagatgacttataAGAGGTAAATGGGATAAATGAAATCAAAGTATATtgaatacatgtatgaaattagaaaatataaacctcaaaaatttaagaatgaaatatgtgatgtaaacttaaaaaaaacatgttGTTAACACAATGACTTTATACTATCAAGCAAAATGGACATTCTGGGTGTGATCGATCAATCAATAACATACAAAGGGCCTTGAGCTTTCAAGCTTACATTGTTGGTGTTATTTTGAATCTGGTAAATATTTgcatgaaattttttaaattggtgtCAAGAACTTCTTGGCCTTTTAGCTAATGTGAGGCTATGTCTATTGTGTGATAGTTAGcttaaaaataacataatataGTTTATTAAGTCATTTATACAAACTGTAAGAATTAAAATCATATGccaaaaagtaagcaaaaaaatgAGACTACCTTAACTAACTTTCCCACAATGTAGAATTCCCACTCTTTTCATAAAATATTGCATGCTTCACGTGGTATATACAGATAGACTGAGGGCTCTAGTGTCCAATGTAGATTAAACACGACACTATGGGACCATTATAGAAAACAAGGTTTTCTAAATAAGCGTCTTAGCATATAGGACAAACAGATCCCGGAGAGGACACAGTCAATGGCACATTGCAGGagtgaaaaaggaaggaaagttcTCTAGGGACCACCTCCCACTCGTCCTCTAAGACAAACATGGATAGTTTTCATGGACTTCAAACCTTGATAAGTATGTGTTCATACATTCTTTCATAAAAATGCATCAAAGATAAGTCTTAATAACCTTGTACTTATTTATCCAAATAATTGAATTATAGGTTTAAACATTCCCAGAATGGATTTCTTTCTAGAATTCTCAAATATCCTTTTATTTGCATTCTTCTTTATTAGTGAGTTTACAAGCCTCTATAGTTGTAGGTTTGGACTCTTTTTTTCTGCAGGAAATACTCATTGCACTCAAACTTCATAAAAACAATCAGAAATTTAAAGAAGCCATTTCCTTAAAGTGAGACACACTTTCCAAAGTTTTCATCAAATGTCATCCCTAGTGAAGAAAGTTAGAAAAGGTTCATTTAAAATAAGAAGACAGgaattttagttttaatatttacATTTGACATTGTGCTATGATTCCTACTTAAAGCtatcaaaatgaagaaaataagataCAAAGCCAATACTATTCACAGATGGTAGGATTGTCTACTAGAAAACCTAAAAGTTTTTAGAGGAAATGAAGACATTAGCAACAATAAGAGGCTGTTAATGGATGGATACAGGTGGATAacaaaaactatatttttaaacgCCACTtagagtaattttaaaataactttatttggggtttcttcttattaattttttacttggaatacaaaataatgggcttcattGTAACATTGCCATCCATAAGTAATTGTACTTTGCTTCCTACTATCTTCCCTGTTCCTCCTCCCTGCTTCAATGGTCCCTTCTTCCTCCTAATAGACCTCCTTATGCTTCCGTGCCATactgcatatatttatatgtgccCAAATGAGTGAAAgcatataatattttgttttctcttattcCTGCTCCATCCCTGTAACCCTCATCCTACCACATAATACCCTTTCTTCTCTCATGTCATATGTGTATCTGTTTATTTCAAACCTAGACTTTACATAATCTAGATTTAAACAGAAACATATTTAAATAAGCTGTTAACAATAATGATATAACCATAAAATTCCTAAGAATAAACTTAAGATGCTAGATATAGAAACTTATCAACTTGTAACAAGATTGATACCAGTGAGAAGGCAAAATAGGAGGCCTACACATGAATTGCCCCCACCACATAGCAACAAATTTGGCAGCCACTCACAGACAAAAGTCCCTTAAGGAAACCTTTGAAGCCCACACAGGAGGTTTTAAAACCTCAGATCTCAAGATAGCAAGGACCTGACCTGAGAAGACAGGCTCACACCCAGGTAGCAGGCTCACTGATCATGGGCTTAGCTATAGACCCAAAAGTAGCCCCATCCCTTATGGACCCAACTGTGAACCATTTTGTCTTGGCTTCATCAGCTAAAAAGTCCAGACTAATCCACACCTGTTCATGGCACTGGTAACAGGCCTACAGACTTCAGTCCAGCCATAGTTCTTTAAAAGGACCTGTGATCTGACTCCTGCTTCCCTCAGCCATGACCTTGGAGTAGTCCAGAAAGGAAAGTAAGAGATACAGTGTCAAGGTCTGGCCATACCCCTGCCAACAGTCTTTCTATTGATTCCTGATGTTTTTATCCATGTACATTGTGTGTTTCCATCTCCAACATTCAACTCCTGCTCCCTTTGGGCTTCTTGGGTCCATTTTTCCTATGGCAGACAGAATAGCCCCAGACTTTTTTATCTCAATCCAGCCCCCAGAAAACCCTTGGCTAGTAGCCTTAACCTCAAGTATACAATTTATACTCCATAGTTTCCCTGAGCAATCAGGCTGAAGTGACTCTGCTGGACTTTACTTAAAATTGCATCCTAGGCTAGATTTCTCCCAGTCTCTGACTTACTCTCTTCCCAGTTACCCCAGAAACATGTCTTTAATAAATCTCTTGCCCAGAAATATATGACTTTAAATTTTTCAAACAAATCTTAATGTCCAGTCACATATAATGTCAGAGTTATGCCTATAATGAATGAATCACTCTCAGAAATGTCAGTTATTACCTAGAAGTGTATGTAAATCCAAGCAAAATCCAAATTGGTTATTGTATGCAAtttgacatttttttattttaaaattgtctaAAAGATGATAGGAATCAGAATGAAAaagatatttcttaaaaagaaagggtTAGAGCCAGCTGtgatgactcatgcctttaatcccagtatttatttatttttttgtttctttttttttctcaaatttttattaacattttccatgattataaaaaatgtcccatggaaataccctccttccccccgtcactttcccctttgaagttccattctgcatcatatcccctccccatctcaatcattctacttacatatgtacaataccagcctattaagtaccctcctcccttcctttctcttccctttatatctcctttttaacttactggcctctgctactgagtgtttttcttctcatgcagaagcccaatcatttgtagctaggatccacatatgaaggagaacatgtggcgcttggctttctgggcctgggttacctcacttagtataatcctttccagatccatcaatttttctgcaaatttcataacttcatttttctttaccgctgagtagaactccattgtataaatgtaccacatcttcattatccactcatctgttgagggacaaataggctggttccatttcccagctattataaattgagcaacaataaacatggttgagcacgtacttctaaggaaatgagatgagtccttaggatatatgcctaggagtgctatagctgggtcatatggtagatcaatctttagctgttttaggaaccttcacactgatttccacaatggctggaccagattgcattcccaccagcagtgtagaagggttcctctttttccacatccccgccaacatttctgatcatttgttttcatgatggtagccaatctgataggagtgacatggaatctcaatgtagttttaatctgcatttccctgatgactagtgacatagaacattttttagatgcttatatgccattcgtatttcttcctttgagaatgctctatttagctccatagcccattttttgattggcttgtttgattccttattatttaactttttaagttctttgtatatattagatattaatcctctatcagatatatagctggtgaagctttttttcccattctgtaggttgcctctttgctttattcacagtgtcttttgcagtgcaaaatctttgtaatttcaagaggtcccagtgattaatctgtggttttattgcctgagcaattggggttgtattcataaagtctttgccaagaccaatatgttgaagggtttcccctactttttcctctagcagttttagagtttctggtctgatgttaaggtctttaatccatttgtacttaatttttgtgcatggagaaagataaggaactattttcatccttctacagatacatatccagttttcccaacaccatttgctgaagaggctgtcttttctccagtgagtatttttggcatttttatcgaatatcaggtggctatagctaactggacttacatctgggtcctctattctgttccactgatctacatgtctgcttttgtgccaataccacactgtttttgttactatggatctgtagtataggttaaaatcaggtatggtgataccaccagccttatttttgttgctcagtattattttagtattcgaggttttttgtgattccgaatgaatttttggattgctttttctatgtcCATGAAGaaggcctttggaattttgatggggattgcattaaatgtgtggattgcttttggtaagattgccattttcacaatattgattcttccaatctaggaacaagggacgtttttccacttcctagtgtcttctgcaatttctcgcttgagtgtcttaaagttctcattgtagagattctttacttccttggttaggtttattccaaggtagtttattttttttttgatgcaattgtgaatgggagtgattctctgatttcatcctctgtgtgtttgttgttagcatatatgaaggctactgatgtctgtgtatttattttgcatcctgctacatggctgtaggtttttatcagctctaacagtttgctagtagactctttagggtcctttatatatagaaacatgttatctgcaaataattataacttgttctcttcctttccaatttgtatcccttttatgtgtgtctcctgccttattgctatggctaagacttccagaacgatattaaatagaagtggggacagtggacacccttgtcttcttcctgattttagtgggaaagcttccagttttccccccatttagtaatatgttggctgtaggcttgtcataaatagcctttattatattcagatatatgccttctattcccagtctctgtaggacctttatcatgaaggaatgttggattttgtcaaacgctttctctgcatctaatgagatgatcatgtgatttttgtccttcaatccacttatatgatgtattacatttatagatttgcatatattgaaccatcccagTATTTAGAAGTCAGTGCTAGGaagatttctatgagtttgaggctagcctgaggctacatagtgaaatccaggccagtctagggctacagtgagaccctacttcaaaataccaagaaaaaaaaagaacatattagaGAAAACTTTGTTCTGCCAAATACCAACCTATTATAGAACTATAGCatttaaggctggagagttgACCTCAAAACTAACTCACACAATTACACAAATGTCACATATGACAGAGGTGACAGTGCAGACTAATATTGGAAAGAAAGGCTATTCAGTGGGTAATGGTGGAACATTTGGTTCTGCATACATTAGGAAGGAATTAAATTTAAGACTTTCCTCATGTCATTGCCAGAAGCTAACATTAAGcagaataagaaacaaaaaggCTCAACTTACAATTTTTGGAgtaaaataatagttaatattttCCTAATCTTAgcttaagaaaataagaaaacactaaaataataataaatttaaaactgcTAACCATATTAAAAATGAGAATTTAATACAGAATAAGATGGAAATCCAAGCCAGAGGTTAATCTACTTTTTAAAGTCAAATAACTCAATTGAGTAATGGGCAAAAGATCTGACGGGCCATTTACACAAAAGACAGCACATATGGGATGTATGCTGAGTGCTTGGAGAGCCATGCCTCAGAATTCATACACTGAAATCCTTACTCCCATTATGAGGGTATTTTGGGATATATTATGGCCTGATTACTAATTAAATTGTgcctattttcattttctcatgtgTTTCATTTCCTTATTAATGGCTAGAACATTTATCAAAGTCACTTTGGCATGTGTACATGATTATATTAATTTCAGTGGCACATTCTCCTTCACTAGAACTTGCTAGCTATTTCCAGGGCTTCTCTTCTCTATATCCTGTGGGTGAATGTAGACATCTGGTCAAACCATTTATCCCACTCATTTTCATCCTTATAATCGTTGTGTTGGGGAAAGAATTTGTTATGGTGCTATAAACTTTGGAGCCAGTGAATGTGTTGAATTCATAGCTGCTTAGATTCTGtgatatttgtttattcatttgtttaatatGGTTATATTATTTGTTCTGTTCTGTCTTGTGCTAGAATACTACACATGTTGCAGACTTAAATGGAACCTTTCAGTTTTTAGATATCAAACTGTTTTCCAGATAGTATTTGGGGGATGTGGTATAAAGTTATAATTCTGAGTAGTATTTCTGATAATATGTAACCGTATTAGTGAATTTGGACCCTgtgaaatatgagaaaataaatactACATTTCCAAGGTGGTTGCATTAACTTGAACAAATATATACAATGAGTTGAGACTGTATCTTCACTTGTAAAGCTCCAAATATGTATAAATTGCTGTCATTTTTATCTTATATAactagtacttatttatttatgcattggtCTAATAAAATATGAACTGAGCACCTCCAATGCACCAGGAAATGTTCTAGACATGCGGGACACATCAGAGAGCAAAGCAGTGAATGCTGCCTCGGGGGCTCCGacctcactgaggaggcagaTGAGGAAGTACACATAAGGCCAGACAACCACAGGACCTATGTGCTGtgaaaagagcagcaggagagtggggGGCTGGGAGGCTGCAGTTTCAAGCAGGCAGGCAAATAGTCTCTGACAAAGTGCCATTTGCACAAAGAGTTCAGGAAGGTGGAGGACTTAGCCAATAGCAATCTAGAAGAAGAATAttctaggaagaaagaaaaaacaaagatccAAGGTggcagcatgcatgtgtgtttactAATTCCTGGGGAGGACAGGGTGGTTTGGCTGGGAAGGAGTGAACACGGGTAGGAATTGCAAAACACCAGGCTGAAGAAGCAGTGAGGGTCAGATCGTGTAAGACCCTCTGTACCATGCTGAAGGTTCTAGCATTTTCTCTGAATAGAGTCAACACCCACTGTAAGGTACCCTTCTGGTTTGCCTACATTTTGAGGATTAAATCACACCTGTGATAGGAACAGGAACCAATGAGCACATGTGAGATACAAGAGAAAGAGGAGTCACTATTCACCAAGAGTTTTAGATAAACACTGTACAGGTTGGGGCTTCTATAGATTTATATAGAGGGGTGACAGAAGAACCGGGAAAGGCCATGAGTTTGTGCTTGAACAAGTTGAGGTACCTATGTATAGATATTTATAGATAACCAGTATTTATCCACTTCTTTATTCTTCACATATATTCCAAATGCATACCATATTTTACTATGAAACATAAGCTAGGCAGAAGTCAGGATTCATGGCTTTCAAATAACTCAAAGCCTGCTCAGGAGGGGAACATTTATTCAGAGTAAGATGCTGAGGCGTATGATATTTGAGCCATATATCATGAGTCCTGCTTCAATGGGCAGAAGTAAACACTATCATAGAAGTAGTAACGGATTCTCACTCAGTGCCATGTGGGTTTGGAAAAGGAAGAGGACATATCCAGACAGGAAAATCCTGGTCAGTTCCTAAAAGTAAGAGCATTCAGATGGGCCCTGGAGAGCGGTTAGGATATTTCCAAGTACAGATGAAGAAAATCTGATAGGTGGAAGACACAAGGAGATATTTAGAAAGAGCAAGTGTTAACACAGTGTAACTGAGCACAGACAATTAAACATCCATGTCTGCAGTCCCAATCCactagagggagaagaaagaggtgATGTGATTGATTATCTGTAATTCCAAATTTTCTAGagcaagatggaaggcagagacaggagaatccccggAAGCTTACAGACCAGCTAGCTTGGGATATACACTTATAAACAGTATAGACCCGCCTTATCCAAGGTAGACTGAAACACAAGAGtcagtctctctcattctctctacctccctctttctccctctcaaatcaataaacaataaaatatttttaaatatatttttaaatggctggATAGAtttcttagtgtttaaggcacttgtctgcaaagcctaaggacccgggtttgactccctagtacccatgttaagctagctgcacaaagtgacacatgcatctggagttcatttgcagaagctagaggccctggcatgcccattctctctccctctctctctctctctctctctcaccctctctctcaaatagataaaatattttaaagtatattaaaaatagctggtctttgccttccacacacacacaccatcccctAAAACAGCTCCCACTCCTCCCGCTCCTCCCTCCTCACGCTTCTCAAGGTGACCTGGGGTTCTGGCGAAGTTCCTTCTCTCTAGACCTGCTAATCTGCCTCAGGATCTAGAATAACATTCTTACTCCATCCTAGGTGTCCCCTCACTCTTTTCTAGTATCGGAAAGATGAAGAAACCGAAATTCCCATAAAGAAGGTGACTGGCCCCGAGGCCACTCTCAGGTaaagaagaggcagagtgagCGCTGAGGTCTCCAGTCTCCCCGGCCCACTTCCCCTATTTTGCCTAGATTATCTGTCATTCTCGTCCCAagtccccttcctccccatgaGTCTCTTCATGGCGTTTTTCACCTCAGTGTTTCTGAAGGAGTAAATAAAGGGGTTTAAGAGAGGCGTGACCACAGTATAAAACACAGCCACAACCTTGTCTGCGGGGAGGGTGACGCAGGGCCTCATGTAGACAAAGGAGCAGGGGATGAAGAACAAAGCCACCACGGCCAGGTGAGAGGCGCAGGTGGACAGCGCCCTGCGCCGTGCCCCGGCCGCGTGGGTCCGCAGGGAGTGCAGGATGAGCGCATAGGAAGCCAGCAGCCCTGCGAAGCTGACCACTGAGATGGAGCCGCCGTTGGCGATGACGAGCAGGCTGACCAGGAAGGTGTCGGAGCAGGCCAGCTTCAGCACCGGGTGGACATCACAGAAGTAGTGGTCAATGGTGTTGGGCCCACAGAAGGGCAGCTGGAACATTAGGAAGGCCTGTCCAGCAGAATGGAGCAAACCCCCTCCCCAAGCTGCCCCCACCAGGAGGCCACACACCCGAGGGCTCATGATGGCGGTGTAGCGCAAGGGCCTGCAGATGGCCACGTAGCGGTCATAGGCCATCGCCGTCAGAAGAAAGATCTCGGTGCCgccaaagaaatgcagaaaaaataTCTGCGTGATACAGCCGTGGAGGGAAATGACTTTCCTCTTGCGCCAGGAGTCGAAGATGAGCTTGGGGGCTGTGACGGAGCAGTAGCACATCTCCACCAAGGACAGGTAGCCGAGAAAGAAATACATGGGCGAGGAGAGCCCTTTGCTGGCCAGGACAGTCGCCACCATGAGCCCATTGCCCAGGACAATGGCCGTGTACATGAGGAGGAACGTCACCAAAACGACCTTCTGCAAATTCTGGCGCTGGGAAAACCCCAAGAAAATGATTTCGGTCACGTTGCTTGCAGCGGCCATGTCTTAAGACGCAGAGGATGGAGGCCTGTGTTCTCCAGAGGGTCGACGCGCACCGCCTGCCCCAGGCACGGAGAGTGAGGTGCAGTGAGGACGCGCAGCTCTCTCCGAGTAGGGTTGCCGCTCGTTAGAATAGGAAGCAAATATTTTACAGAGTATGATAGTCCTTCTCAAGTCCAGTTATTGTGCAGCTGGAAAAACCAACCAGGGTCCTGAGCTCACTCATGTTTAAGGCATACTGTTGGAGTATTAGAGTGCATTGTTAGAGTATTTTATTAAGTGTGAGTATACTTTATGCGCATGCCATGGGTGACAAGGATTCCACAAGGTGCTCTTGCAGCAGATTGAAGACCTGGCACCACCTTTGCTTCTGTGAATAGGCCCTGTCCCCGAGGTCTCACTGAGGCACCTCCAGCAACCCTGGCAACAGTTGCTGTGTTGTGCAATGGGACTGAATGTGCTAAGGGGTATGCTAACCCagtcatgaaaagaaaaatattgcatgAGCCCATCTATTTACATGAGGTATCTAGAGTAGAcatgcacaaagaaaaaaaaaaagaaaaagaaagaaggaaggaaggaaggaaggaaggaaggaaggaaggaaggaaggaaggaaggaaggaagggaggaaggaaggtgctTGCTGGGCgctgggggctggggtggagagAAGGTGAAGTTAATTTAACCAGAGTGTCGGTTTAGAGCAATGAAAGGGTTTGTGGATAAGGGTTAGCAGCTGTACAGCAGTGTGGGTGTACTCTTGCAGGTCTGTGTGCGTACTGCAAGAGGCACACGTGTATGCAGGTACACAtgcgtatgtgtgcacatgcgtagAAGCCAGAAGGCAATCTCAGGTATTATAATCCACCCACCTCTTTTGGAGATGGAATCTCTCATCAGCCTGGTGCTCACTGGTGAGGCAAAATGagctgaccagcaagtcccagggatcctcttgttttTGCcaccccagcattgggattacatgtgcataccaccatgccctgcatttaTCTGGTTACTTGGGGTCAAATTCAGGTCATCATGTTTACAAGGcgagcactttgccaactgagccatctcctgagcccccaAAGTGAGTTACTTTAATACCATTGAACTTTACACCTAAAACTGGCTTAAATGTAAATTCtattatgcatatttatttcaaGTTAATTAATAATTGAATTGCTGTCTGACTTATTATCACCTTACATATTGCCACTTCTCCGTGCCCACTTGCAAGGACAGTGGTTGATTCTTTGAGAATGCCCTTTCCCTTCTACTTTTAACTTCTGACTCCTGGCTAGTTTCCCAGGTTGCAGAGCAATTGAGGTTGAGACACTGTAGCAGTTAGTGTGGAGCATTCATTCCACATTGTGTGGTAAGGCAAGAATGAAATGATGCCCCTTTATTCAACCATGTTAAGATACTCTGCAGAAGTAGCATAATCATTACAAATTCAAAATACAGACTGCAGTTCAAATAAATGCTGTGTGGCCTTGAAAAGAGAACTAATTCTCTCTGAGCCTTAATTTCCTACTTTATAAAATATCCATAAGACTATGCTCTCATCATGCTCTTTCCCTACGTCTATGTACCTTCACCATGGTAACCTATATACATACCTGGTATGCTGGTGTTCCACATGCAAGATAGTTAAGCAGGAAGCAGGAATCTCATGTAAACATATTGCATGTTTGTAAGAAAAATGATCTTATTCCTAAATGGATGATTTTTGTAAAATTTACCTCAAGAGCAAAtactctttgtctgttgctgctTATGATTTTGTTCCCAAAAGTCTATAAGACTGGTTGTCTATGAGAATTTTTAGGGAGCATTAAAGTCTTCATATTAAAAatggcctggattcgattccccaatacccacataaagccagatgcacaaagtagcacatgtgtctggagttcgttagcaatggcagaaggccctgacacatccatactcactctttctgcctgcctctttctctctgtccctctctctctctctgtcaaatagataaatatataggctattttaaagatatatatatatattgcttttgggctgggaagatggcttagtggttaaggcacatgcctgtgaagcctgagaaccaaggttcgattctctgggtcccatgtaagccaggtgcacatgcatctggaattttttgcagtgtctagaggccctgacatgcccattattaCTCTCTCTATAgatatctctgtctcaaataaataaataaaaataaaatctttaaatatatatatatggtttttgcTTTTAAATCCAAGACTGTTGAAGTTTAACAGAACAAGATGTCTATGCAATGTAAACATCAAGTTTTATTAATAACAATTTAATAGATTTGGGATGgaacagaaattataaaataataattatttatctTCTAAATAGTAATCAAATATTTGAGAAATCATTTCATAAAGGTGCCATCAGACCAGTAAGCCATTGACAACAAtattaacattttgtttataaGGGTCTAAAATAACTTTAATTCTGACTTTTTAACTGCTGAAGTAAAGTAAGAGACTCTGGAAGATAATGATGCATTCTTATCAGACAG carries:
- the LOC123457735 gene encoding olfactory receptor 4X1-like; the protein is MAAASNVTEIIFLGFSQRQNLQKVVLVTFLLMYTAIVLGNGLMVATVLASKGLSSPMYFFLGYLSLVEMCYCSVTAPKLIFDSWRKRKVISLHGCITQIFFLHFFGGTEIFLLTAMAYDRYVAICRPLRYTAIMSPRVCGLLVGAAWGGGLLHSAGQAFLMFQLPFCGPNTIDHYFCDVHPVLKLACSDTFLVSLLVIANGGSISVVSFAGLLASYALILHSLRTHAAGARRRALSTCASHLAVVALFFIPCSFVYMRPCVTLPADKVVAVFYTVVTPLLNPFIYSFRNTEVKNAMKRLMGRKGTWDENDR